The stretch of DNA CGGAGAGCCGCACGGCTTGGGGACCTTTCGCGGCAGCCTGTAAGATGGCAGGCAGAATCACTGTCTCGGGCCGGTCGGCCATGGCTTGAACGATCAAAGCCGCCCGCTGGGGTTTCGCACGCGCCAATTCATCGGCCAGCGCCTGATCGACTTTGTCTCCGGGAAATTCACGGGCTGTGCCTAAAGCCAACTGAAACTTCGCTTTGTCCGGCGACTGAAATTGTTCGATCAACAGCGGAATTCCGTCCTGACCTCGTGCGAGAATTGCACCACGCAACCCTTCGATAATTCGTTGTTGCGGGACATCGGCGTTGCGGACTTCGTCGTAGATTTCCACAGCAACCGCAGCGTCTCCGGCAGCCAGCGATTGTTCGGCACACAGGACACACCCTTCGGCGATGGCAGAACGGATCTTTTCAGGACCGGCGGCCAACGACTTGCGTAACACTTGAGTGGCCTCGGAATTTCCGATGTGCCCCAGGGCGACTGCCGCAGCGGAGGCGACTTCCACATCGTCATCCTGCAATCGCTTGGTTAACAGCTCGACCGCTTGAGCATCTTGGCGGACGCCAATGGAGTTGAGCACGCCGACCAACAGTTGTCCGTCGAGCGAATCGGTCGCATTTCGTAATGCCTCACCGGCGGTACTACCTGGAATCGCCTCTAGGGCAATCCGCGACCAGGAGGCCAATTGCTCATTGGATAACAGTTCTGCCAAGTCGGGCACAGCGGCGTCTGAGCCGTGGATCGCCAACAATTTGCAGGTGATCGCCTTCTCCGCGGGTGGTGCGTCGGAACGGAGGACGGCGAGCAGTTCTTGCTCTTTTTCCGACGACGCTTTGGCTGCATTATCGGCTCGCAGTGAAGTGGTGGCAATGCCAACAACAACGGCGAACAAAATGAAGCCGCGTGCCATTTGTCGATTCATATACATAGTAGCGGTCCCAATATTTTTAAGGACGTTTTGATGGTGAGTCTCAACCGCAATGCGGGTATACGTGGGGTGTCAGACGTGCCAATAAGCCGGAGCCTACAGCCGCCATGGCTCGCGCAGTGCTTCGGATCGCAGACGATTCGCCTGTTCGTCATCGATGAACGTGTGCGTTTCGTTGTCGTATTTGACTTGGCGATCCAGAGACAGGGCGATGTTGGCGGCGTGACACGCGATATGTGCGTTGCACGCCGCATCGGCGTTGCCTTTGGGTTTCGAGCGGGTTTTCACGCAGTCGAGGAAATCGCGGACGTGGAACGTCGCCGGATAACCGCCGATTTCTTCCACGGTCCGACCAGCCAATAACGCGGGTGAACTGAGCACGAGTTTGCCGCTGTCCCCCGCTTCGACCCAGCCATCTTCGCCTTCGAACCGCACCGGGCAGGAGCCGAGTGGAATCCAGCCGTCTTCGCGGAAGACCAACTCCACACCGTTTTCGTAACGGGCGACCAATTGGCCATCCTTGGGCGGATCGTACACAACCGGCGGCGGGCAATCGTCGACCGCCCATTGGCAAAGATCGACACAGTGCGAACCCCATTCGAGCACGCCGCCACCGACCAAGCCGCCTCCTTTTTCGAAATTAAAACCATCCAGCAACTTCGCATTAAACGGCCGCCAGGCTGCCGGTCCGAGATACATGTTCCAATCGACGACTTCCTTGTCCGGCTCCGGTTCCGCCGGCAGCCAGCCGCTCATCATCGCTTGCATCCCGGCGGGATGGGCATAGACACGTTTGAGTTTTCCCAGTTTTCCCGTCCGTGCCAATTCGCAGGCAAACGCGAAGTGCGGCAGATTTCTCCGCTGCGTTCCCGCTTGAAACACCCGTCCAGTCCGCCGCATGGTGTCCTTGAGGATCAAACTTTGGGCAATGTTTTTGGTGCACGGCTTTTCGCAATACATATCCTTGCCGGCTTTGGCCGCTGTCATCGCGGCGGTTGCATGCCAGTTCGGGCCGGTGGCGATCAGCACCGCGTCGATATCTTTGCGGTCCAGCAATTCGCGAAAGTCGCGATAGGTGTCACAATTCTGGTTGCCGTGATGGTCGTCGGCGATCTTCTTAACGGCCGTGCGGCGGGCTTCCTTGATATCGCAAACGGCGGCAAATTGAACGTCCGGTTGTTCCAAGAAGCAACTGAGATCGTAAGTACCACGATTTCCAATACCGATGCCCCCCACGACAACCCGCTCACTGGGAGCGACAGCGCCGTCCAGCCCCAATGCCGAACTGGGGATGACCATCGGCGCGATTGCGGCAGCACCGGCGGTCGCCAAAGTGGACTTCAAAAACCGACGGCGAGGAATCTTGTTTTCCGGAGCTGACATCTCGTTATCTCCTAAAGGTTGTAATTTGTATTGCTAAAAACGCTGGTGAATCCGGGTGCCACTGCTGGCTTGTCCAGCAGTGTTGTTGGCGGTTATGAAATTAGCACTGGCGGACAAGCCGCCAGTGGCACCCCGTATTTTGCTTCGTAGGTTAATTGACTCGCACGAGTTTCATGATCCGGCCTGAGGTATTCCAATCCTGGACGTACAGGTTTCCATCCTTATCCCAGTAGGATCCGTGCGTCCCACTGAAGAGGCCCTCGACCCAGTCCTTTTGCGGCACATTAAAAGACCTCCCTGCTTTGGCATCCGGATTGTGCCCCAACACAGCGATGATGGTGTTTGTCTTATCGAGAATCACCACGCGGCCTTTCAAATCGG from Symmachiella dynata encodes:
- a CDS encoding Gfo/Idh/MocA family protein gives rise to the protein MSAPENKIPRRRFLKSTLATAGAAAIAPMVIPSSALGLDGAVAPSERVVVGGIGIGNRGTYDLSCFLEQPDVQFAAVCDIKEARRTAVKKIADDHHGNQNCDTYRDFRELLDRKDIDAVLIATGPNWHATAAMTAAKAGKDMYCEKPCTKNIAQSLILKDTMRRTGRVFQAGTQRRNLPHFAFACELARTGKLGKLKRVYAHPAGMQAMMSGWLPAEPEPDKEVVDWNMYLGPAAWRPFNAKLLDGFNFEKGGGLVGGGVLEWGSHCVDLCQWAVDDCPPPVVYDPPKDGQLVARYENGVELVFREDGWIPLGSCPVRFEGEDGWVEAGDSGKLVLSSPALLAGRTVEEIGGYPATFHVRDFLDCVKTRSKPKGNADAACNAHIACHAANIALSLDRQVKYDNETHTFIDDEQANRLRSEALREPWRL